The Geothrix sp. genome has a window encoding:
- a CDS encoding cation-translocating P-type ATPase, giving the protein MESRTFPVEGMTCATCVFRVEKALKTVPGVEAVTVNLALNEATVAFGPSVTPQALAQVVTDKGYTLVLDRSNLSEGAEARTLARKAAVAWILSIPLLLTMIPGLAFHLAWQVQALISAAVVFGAGQSFFLRAFKLLRQGESSMDTLIALGSGTAWAFGISEGLAGRHHLPFETAGLLVAFLLLGKWLEAKAKGKSADSLKALLKLAPSTAMLLEADGSEREIPVAELHPGDRIRVRPGAKIPADGSVLTGEADVEEAQLTGEPLPVSKRAGDRVLAGALVHGGALEVEVQAVGAQSWLAQLAAQVAEAQTSKASVQALADRISGRFVPAILLLAALTFLGWYLYTSSVAEAWRPAVTLLVIACPCALGLATPVAMTTALGTAARHGLLIREADAFERLANLTDLAFDKTGTLTEGRPALQEVRAFGGWAKDDLVRLAASLERDSEHPLAKGLREAAQGQALESVEGFRAFPGGGVSGTLRGRAYRLGNASFLGTDLSWVDAEGTLVGLQEENRLIGIFRLADAVRPASMGLIRELNAQGLKVHLWSGDRPEAAKRMAESLGLSEGLGGCTPEGKRAKVSNLQASGRVVGFVGDGVNDTAALAQADAGIAMAGLEAAQAAAPINLLRPGLEPLRMGLRLAKKTQVIVRQNLVWAFAYNLVLIPLAATGTLEHFGGAMLAGAAMGLSSVTVVLNALRLRSIPGGH; this is encoded by the coding sequence ATGGAATCCCGAACCTTTCCCGTCGAGGGCATGACCTGCGCCACCTGCGTGTTCCGGGTCGAGAAGGCCCTGAAGACCGTGCCGGGGGTGGAGGCCGTCACGGTGAACCTCGCCCTGAATGAGGCCACCGTGGCTTTCGGCCCCTCGGTCACGCCCCAGGCTCTAGCCCAGGTCGTGACCGACAAGGGCTACACGCTCGTGCTCGACCGCTCGAATCTGTCTGAAGGCGCGGAAGCCCGGACCCTCGCTCGGAAAGCCGCCGTCGCCTGGATTCTGTCTATCCCCCTGCTTCTCACGATGATCCCCGGTCTGGCCTTCCACCTCGCCTGGCAGGTCCAGGCTCTGATCTCCGCCGCAGTGGTGTTCGGTGCCGGCCAGTCCTTCTTCCTGCGCGCCTTCAAGCTGCTGCGCCAGGGCGAGTCCAGCATGGACACCCTGATCGCGCTCGGTTCGGGCACCGCCTGGGCCTTCGGCATCTCGGAGGGCCTCGCCGGTCGCCATCACCTGCCCTTTGAAACCGCGGGGCTGCTGGTGGCCTTCCTGCTGCTCGGGAAGTGGCTAGAAGCCAAGGCCAAGGGCAAGTCTGCCGACAGCTTGAAGGCCTTGCTGAAACTGGCTCCGAGCACGGCCATGCTCCTTGAGGCGGATGGATCGGAGCGAGAGATTCCCGTGGCCGAGCTCCACCCAGGCGACCGCATCCGCGTCCGCCCTGGTGCGAAAATCCCCGCCGACGGGTCTGTCCTCACCGGTGAGGCCGATGTAGAGGAGGCCCAGTTGACTGGTGAACCGCTTCCCGTTTCCAAGCGTGCAGGGGACCGAGTCCTCGCCGGCGCCCTAGTGCATGGAGGCGCCCTGGAAGTGGAAGTCCAAGCCGTGGGTGCCCAGAGCTGGCTGGCCCAGCTGGCCGCCCAGGTGGCCGAAGCCCAAACCTCCAAGGCCAGCGTCCAAGCTCTGGCGGATCGCATCTCGGGCCGGTTCGTCCCCGCGATCCTGCTCCTCGCCGCCCTGACCTTCCTCGGCTGGTACCTCTATACCAGTTCCGTGGCGGAGGCCTGGCGCCCGGCCGTCACCCTCCTCGTAATCGCCTGCCCCTGCGCCCTGGGTCTGGCCACCCCCGTGGCCATGACCACGGCCCTGGGTACCGCCGCCCGGCACGGACTGCTGATCCGGGAAGCTGATGCCTTCGAACGCCTGGCGAACCTCACGGACCTGGCCTTCGATAAGACCGGCACCCTCACCGAGGGACGGCCTGCCTTGCAGGAAGTGCGCGCCTTCGGCGGGTGGGCGAAGGACGACCTGGTGCGCCTGGCCGCTTCCCTGGAGCGGGATTCCGAGCACCCGCTCGCCAAGGGCCTCCGCGAGGCCGCACAGGGGCAAGCGCTGGAATCGGTGGAAGGTTTCCGGGCCTTCCCGGGAGGCGGAGTCTCGGGCACCCTCCGGGGTCGCGCGTACCGCCTGGGCAACGCCAGCTTCCTCGGCACGGACCTCTCTTGGGTCGATGCCGAGGGCACTCTGGTCGGGCTGCAGGAGGAAAACCGCCTCATCGGCATCTTCCGCCTGGCGGATGCGGTCCGCCCTGCCTCGATGGGCCTGATTCGGGAATTGAACGCCCAGGGGCTGAAAGTACACCTCTGGAGCGGAGACCGTCCCGAGGCCGCGAAACGCATGGCGGAGTCCCTCGGCCTGTCCGAAGGCCTGGGTGGATGCACTCCCGAGGGAAAGCGTGCCAAGGTATCCAATCTCCAGGCTAGCGGACGGGTGGTCGGATTCGTGGGCGACGGGGTCAACGACACGGCGGCCCTCGCCCAGGCCGATGCAGGCATTGCCATGGCGGGCCTTGAGGCCGCGCAGGCCGCCGCCCCCATCAACCTGCTTCGCCCAGGCTTGGAGCCGCTCCGCATGGGCCTCCGCCTCGCCAAGAAAACCCAAGTCATCGTCCGGCAGAACCTGGTCTGGGCCTTCGCCTACAACCTCGTGCTCATCCCCCTCGCGGCCACGGGCACCCTGGAGCACTTCGGGGGTGCCATGCTCGCCGGTGCGGCCATGGGCCTCAGCAGCGTGACGGTGGTCCTCAATGCGCTCCGTCTCAGGTCCATTCCCGGAGGGCACTGA
- a CDS encoding PepSY domain-containing protein codes for MGPLGWRRLWNGHLWLGIGLLLPLLWWMGTAIAFVIWPLDQVRGRTLSTGPKEAPSLLKAGMIPPPDLVERARKVSIQVIEGHPVAVVHKEEGTSVWDLEERCSLGSAIPVTWAEAAAKRDFKGDFLPSAVLFYDADEKGVALTGGGGNARTAPTEYPGPFPAYAFHLSQGPSMHLYVDGLTGEVKARRTGVWRFYDWCFRLHSLDITGDGAKRSVIFAVSGLWFALGITGTVMAWRKLRRRAR; via the coding sequence ATGGGTCCTCTGGGTTGGCGAAGGCTTTGGAACGGGCATCTCTGGCTGGGAATCGGCCTCCTGCTGCCCCTGCTCTGGTGGATGGGGACGGCCATCGCCTTTGTGATCTGGCCCCTCGACCAGGTTCGGGGGCGGACCCTGAGTACCGGGCCCAAGGAGGCTCCGAGCTTGCTAAAGGCGGGGATGATTCCGCCTCCCGACTTGGTCGAGCGGGCGAGGAAGGTCTCCATCCAGGTCATCGAAGGGCATCCCGTCGCGGTGGTCCACAAGGAAGAGGGAACATCCGTCTGGGACCTGGAGGAGCGGTGTTCCCTGGGCTCGGCCATTCCGGTGACCTGGGCAGAGGCCGCCGCGAAGCGGGACTTCAAGGGAGACTTCCTGCCGAGCGCAGTTCTCTTCTACGACGCGGATGAGAAGGGCGTGGCCCTCACGGGAGGCGGGGGAAACGCCAGAACCGCGCCCACGGAATACCCAGGCCCCTTTCCTGCTTATGCCTTCCATTTGAGTCAGGGCCCCTCGATGCACCTTTATGTGGATGGGCTCACGGGGGAGGTGAAGGCCCGACGCACCGGTGTGTGGCGGTTCTACGACTGGTGCTTCAGGCTTCACAGCCTGGACATCACTGGCGATGGTGCGAAGCGTAGCGTGATCTTCGCGGTCAGTGGACTGTGGTTCGCCCTTGGAATCACGGGAACTGTCATGGCTTGGCGCAAGCTGAGAAGGCGGGCCCGCTAG
- a CDS encoding ATP-binding protein, with protein MFKAYRNQARLGFRFPSLKRSGEESWVLVEATRQPSPICSKALPCLDEVLLTLLAERYDRRSVVITSNLVFSLWDWIFRDPMTTVAAIGCIVHHAMILELTGPSYPAEAAKARLPKDA; from the coding sequence ATGTTCAAAGCCTACCGGAACCAGGCCCGACTTGGATTCCGGTTTCCATCCTTGAAGCGTTCTGGCGAGGAAAGTTGGGTCTTGGTGGAAGCCACTCGCCAACCATCGCCCATCTGTTCGAAGGCGCTTCCTTGCTTGGACGAAGTGCTGCTCACCCTGCTGGCCGAACGCTACGATCGGCGCAGCGTCGTCATCACCTCGAACCTCGTGTTCTCTCTATGGGACTGGATTTTCAGGGACCCCATGACCACGGTGGCGGCCATCGGCTGCATCGTCCACCACGCCATGATCCTCGAACTCACCGGCCCCAGTTACCCTGCCGAAGCAGCAAAGGCTCGCCTTCCGAAAGATGCGTAG
- a CDS encoding (2Fe-2S)-binding protein: MKRRDMTIEQDKGCAIHACCSPMANPQKTASCPACGAVGEPVKSITLRSLLQPHLLQQVQDEGYRFCASPECQLVYFSTDGAQTFSRGDLTLRVGVKEVGAPRPLCYCFDHSAESLREDWVLNGKSTILESIKAEVKAGNCRCEVTNPSGGCCLGDVIKKMKAIAAAERGPSNGL; this comes from the coding sequence ATGAAGAGGAGAGACATGACGATTGAACAAGACAAGGGATGCGCGATCCATGCCTGTTGCAGCCCTATGGCCAATCCCCAAAAAACAGCCTCCTGCCCGGCGTGTGGAGCGGTTGGAGAACCCGTGAAGTCGATCACGCTACGATCCCTGCTCCAGCCACACCTCCTTCAGCAAGTCCAGGATGAGGGGTACCGCTTTTGCGCCAGCCCGGAGTGCCAGCTTGTGTACTTCAGCACGGATGGGGCTCAGACTTTTTCGCGTGGCGACCTGACCCTGCGGGTGGGAGTGAAGGAGGTTGGCGCACCGCGACCGCTTTGCTACTGCTTCGATCACAGTGCGGAGAGCCTCCGTGAGGACTGGGTCCTGAATGGGAAGAGCACGATACTGGAGTCCATCAAGGCTGAGGTGAAAGCGGGAAACTGCCGTTGCGAGGTGACCAATCCAAGCGGTGGCTGCTGCCTGGGGGATGTGATCAAGAAAATGAAAGCGATAGCGGCTGCTGAAAGGGGGCCTTCCAATGGCCTCTGA
- a CDS encoding MerR family DNA-binding protein, which produces MGQKLLKMGDLTKACGVSDQAVRLYERMGLLKPVGKTSKGYRIYDTGSVDTLRFIKQAQRSGFNLEEIRALLHTDIQDDQACASMKGLLDQKIHALTERLVELQATKDVLQSLRKACEGEPGPLCPAFLRLCVPNCTVSNPQGVRSSGPIHEEERHDD; this is translated from the coding sequence GTGGGGCAGAAGTTGCTGAAGATGGGCGACCTCACCAAAGCCTGCGGGGTGAGCGATCAGGCGGTGCGGCTCTACGAGCGCATGGGCCTCCTGAAACCAGTGGGCAAGACCTCCAAGGGTTACCGGATATACGACACCGGGTCCGTGGACACCTTGCGTTTCATCAAGCAGGCTCAGCGAAGCGGCTTCAACCTGGAAGAAATCAGAGCGCTTCTTCACACAGACATCCAGGATGATCAGGCCTGTGCGTCCATGAAGGGGTTGTTGGATCAGAAGATCCACGCCTTGACGGAGCGTCTGGTGGAACTCCAAGCCACGAAGGATGTCCTCCAGAGCCTGCGGAAGGCCTGCGAGGGGGAGCCGGGGCCCCTGTGCCCGGCATTCCTAAGGCTCTGCGTTCCGAATTGCACCGTCTCAAATCCCCAGGGGGTGCGTTCCTCCGGGCCCATTCATGAAGAGGAGAGACATGACGATTGA
- a CDS encoding methyltransferase domain-containing protein produces MARLAPGRTIVELGPGSGSITRQLLTHLPMEGRLLALELDPDLAYRLRSQVRDPRLAICMGDAADLGQCLHTLGGRPVDAIVSGLPFQSLPALSRDRILAAARAELAPKGRFIAFQYGLRLLPVFRRHFRRVHVLGPVWRNLPPAYVIVGLP; encoded by the coding sequence ATGGCACGGCTGGCGCCCGGGAGGACCATCGTTGAGTTGGGTCCTGGATCAGGAAGCATCACAAGGCAGCTTCTGACCCACCTCCCGATGGAAGGTCGGCTTCTCGCGTTGGAGCTTGATCCGGATTTGGCCTATCGCCTCCGAAGCCAGGTCAGGGATCCCCGCCTGGCCATTTGCATGGGAGATGCGGCGGATCTCGGGCAGTGCCTCCACACCCTAGGTGGGCGCCCGGTAGATGCCATCGTTTCAGGCCTTCCCTTCCAGTCGCTTCCGGCCCTGTCGAGGGACCGCATCCTGGCGGCCGCACGGGCCGAGCTTGCGCCGAAAGGCCGATTCATCGCCTTCCAGTACGGCCTGAGGTTGCTCCCGGTGTTCCGGAGGCATTTCCGACGGGTTCACGTCCTGGGCCCGGTTTGGCGAAACCTACCACCGGCCTATGTGATCGTCGGCCTTCCCTGA
- a CDS encoding pyridoxal-phosphate dependent enzyme — translation MAPCPAQSVLDLIGHTPLLRIGRIDTGPCELFLKLESQNPGGSIKDRVALAMTREAEREGRLRPGGVLVEATAGNTGLGLALVGRAKGYRVLLVVPDKMAEEKMIQLRALGAEIYLTRSDVGNEHPDYYQNVAARLAADIPGAFYTDQFTNPANPKAHEESTGPEILAQMGDNVDAVVCGVGSGGTLTGLTRCFQKHNRSVDMVLADPEGSVLVPWLQHGVMEQAGSWAVEGIGEDYLPPQADFTAVRRAYIISDEESFKAARGLLEAEGILAGSSTGTLLAAALRYCREQKAPKRVVTFVCDTGARYLSKVFNPSWTRRRGWGGPSRLGDLRDWVVRRFEDGTAASVSPGDSTRSALKRMEAAGLTVIPVLDGSGLVGAVEIRTLLAGGISDPAARTLPVSHWVSGELPWLDSGADLELLHDLALRNPMVFVIHEGRPYGFVTPLDLAFIPEAP, via the coding sequence ATGGCCCCATGCCCCGCCCAATCGGTACTGGATCTGATCGGCCACACCCCACTCCTGAGAATCGGCCGGATTGACACAGGTCCCTGCGAGTTGTTTCTCAAACTGGAATCCCAGAACCCAGGTGGATCCATCAAGGACCGTGTCGCTCTGGCCATGACCCGCGAGGCCGAACGAGAGGGACGGCTGAGGCCCGGCGGTGTTCTCGTAGAAGCTACCGCGGGGAACACTGGGCTCGGACTCGCCTTGGTAGGACGTGCCAAAGGCTACCGCGTGCTGCTGGTGGTCCCTGACAAAATGGCGGAAGAGAAGATGATCCAACTGCGGGCCCTGGGCGCGGAGATCTACCTGACTCGCTCCGATGTGGGCAATGAGCACCCAGACTACTACCAGAATGTAGCGGCTCGCCTGGCTGCCGACATCCCAGGTGCGTTCTACACCGACCAGTTCACCAACCCCGCGAATCCGAAGGCCCATGAGGAAAGCACGGGACCCGAGATCCTGGCCCAGATGGGCGACAATGTGGATGCAGTTGTCTGCGGCGTCGGTTCGGGGGGAACCCTCACAGGCCTTACCCGATGCTTCCAAAAGCACAATCGATCGGTGGACATGGTGCTCGCGGACCCTGAGGGATCGGTCCTAGTGCCCTGGCTTCAACACGGGGTGATGGAGCAGGCTGGGAGTTGGGCTGTGGAGGGGATCGGAGAGGACTACCTTCCGCCCCAGGCTGATTTCACGGCGGTGCGACGGGCCTACATCATTTCTGATGAGGAGAGTTTCAAGGCGGCTCGCGGGCTGCTGGAGGCCGAGGGTATCCTCGCGGGATCATCCACAGGCACGCTTCTGGCAGCCGCCCTGAGGTATTGCCGAGAACAGAAGGCACCCAAGCGGGTGGTGACATTCGTGTGCGACACCGGGGCCCGTTACCTATCCAAAGTCTTCAACCCATCTTGGACTCGCCGACGAGGCTGGGGCGGTCCTTCCCGCCTTGGCGACCTGAGGGACTGGGTGGTGCGGCGGTTCGAGGACGGAACTGCGGCATCGGTGAGTCCCGGCGATTCCACAAGGAGTGCCTTGAAGCGCATGGAAGCCGCTGGATTGACCGTGATTCCCGTTCTGGACGGGTCGGGCCTGGTTGGGGCGGTGGAGATTCGCACCCTGCTCGCTGGGGGAATCTCCGATCCCGCGGCACGAACCCTTCCGGTCAGCCACTGGGTCTCGGGCGAACTGCCATGGCTAGATTCGGGCGCGGATCTAGAGCTGCTCCACGACTTGGCTCTCCGGAACCCCATGGTTTTCGTCATCCACGAAGGTAGACCCTATGGGTTCGTGACCCCCCTCGATCTCGCGTTCATTCCAGAGGCACCATGA
- a CDS encoding sigma-70 family RNA polymerase sigma factor yields MNGVNLTCESLVEGHLDAIYAYARAKVRQEDLARDIVQRTFLKAFEKRGQLRDVLAVRGWLLSILRNEIAMEFRASAKFEVWDDQAFENIPSPEGEEPVDPVLLATLPEAMADLSEAARSLLYLRYQQDLSYEEMADILGIPMGTVQSRLHRAKASLKSAMAKAGNRLKGGAT; encoded by the coding sequence ATGAACGGTGTGAACCTAACTTGCGAATCGTTGGTTGAGGGGCATCTCGATGCCATCTACGCCTACGCCCGGGCAAAGGTTCGCCAAGAAGACCTCGCTCGGGATATCGTTCAACGAACCTTTCTAAAGGCCTTCGAAAAGCGCGGCCAGTTGCGAGATGTGTTGGCGGTACGCGGCTGGTTGTTGTCCATCCTCCGCAACGAGATCGCCATGGAGTTCAGGGCTAGCGCCAAGTTCGAGGTTTGGGACGATCAGGCCTTCGAGAACATCCCCAGCCCGGAGGGCGAGGAACCCGTTGACCCTGTTCTGCTCGCTACGCTACCCGAAGCCATGGCCGATCTCTCTGAAGCCGCGCGATCGCTTCTTTATCTCCGGTACCAGCAGGATCTTTCCTATGAAGAGATGGCTGACATTTTGGGCATACCCATGGGCACCGTGCAAAGTCGCCTTCATCGGGCAAAAGCTTCTTTGAAGTCGGCAATGGCTAAGGCAGGGAACCGACTGAAAGGGGGTGCGACATGA
- a CDS encoding c-type cytochrome translates to MRRHAEVLGLLLLLVISAVSFIAWIIVHGVSARDQPTAVEALLARSLRHAAIPRSDRALVNPVPFNEAALEGGRMHWADHCALCHGNDGKGNTEIGRNLFPKAPDMTTSVTQNLSDGELFSIIKNGVRLTGMPAWGASSHAEDDQTWKLVHFIRHLPRTTADELDHMRSMNPTSPMKQRETKAEDDFLNGTDALSSAGESAPSTHRKEPR, encoded by the coding sequence ATGCGTCGACACGCTGAGGTCCTGGGCCTCTTATTGTTGCTGGTGATATCCGCTGTGTCCTTCATCGCCTGGATCATCGTCCACGGTGTCAGTGCTCGTGACCAGCCGACGGCCGTCGAGGCCCTGCTGGCTCGATCTCTCCGGCACGCGGCCATTCCCCGATCAGACCGCGCCCTGGTCAATCCCGTGCCCTTCAACGAGGCTGCCCTGGAGGGGGGCCGGATGCACTGGGCGGATCACTGCGCGCTGTGTCACGGCAACGATGGGAAGGGAAACACCGAGATTGGCCGAAACCTCTTCCCCAAGGCCCCTGATATGACGACTTCGGTCACTCAGAACCTGAGCGATGGGGAACTGTTCTCCATCATCAAGAACGGTGTGCGGCTGACGGGCATGCCCGCCTGGGGTGCCTCATCCCACGCCGAGGATGACCAGACCTGGAAACTCGTCCACTTCATCCGGCACCTCCCCAGGACCACTGCCGATGAACTCGACCACATGAGAAGCATGAACCCAACCTCGCCCATGAAGCAGCGCGAAACCAAGGCCGAAGACGATTTTCTCAACGGGACGGACGCCCTCTCCTCGGCCGGGGAAAGCGCCCCGTCCACCCACAGAAAGGAACCCCGATGA
- a CDS encoding ATP-binding protein → MKTTGTLRFRLTAWYSLTLLAVLTVFGAMLYAVVHHHLLHHHDEPLRASAYAILKIIDETEDCHILTDRQVEQLGKIGKLALIHETQGERRVFFDSPELSGSPLEPVLTTLPLKNPSTAQFEALEKDGAFWRVLSLPYQVRSGRKGIIRVVEDMGDIRETLEALRLGLLILAPLGVLVSSLGGYWLAGKALAPMERITIMAQEIEASSLHRRLTHPGKDSEIGRLVETLNRMFSRLDSSFESMKRFTADASHELRSPLATVRNAIDITLKRHHTPEEHEATLKTIGAEVDRLSSTVEDLLLLARADSGRLVVHLEPVRLDQILEAQVDAFLEQAESSGLHLSLRYSEAAIILGNERWLHLMIGNLIGNALKFTPAPGEVIAQTHQADGSIYLIIEDSGPGIPPEDLEKIFDRFYRSDPARSQATAPGTGLGLAIAAWVSSVHGAEIRASNRAKGGARFTVRFHPHSA, encoded by the coding sequence ATGAAGACGACTGGCACCCTTCGCTTTCGACTGACGGCCTGGTACAGCCTCACCTTGTTGGCGGTTCTGACCGTGTTCGGGGCCATGCTCTATGCGGTGGTCCACCACCACCTGCTGCACCACCATGATGAGCCGCTTCGTGCCAGCGCCTACGCCATCCTGAAAATCATTGATGAGACCGAAGACTGCCACATCCTGACTGATCGCCAGGTCGAGCAACTCGGGAAAATCGGAAAGCTGGCCCTCATCCATGAGACCCAGGGGGAGCGGCGGGTCTTTTTCGATTCACCCGAACTGAGCGGCAGCCCACTCGAGCCGGTCCTGACCACCCTCCCGCTCAAAAACCCCTCCACTGCTCAGTTCGAAGCCTTGGAAAAGGATGGCGCCTTCTGGCGTGTCCTCTCCCTTCCTTATCAGGTCCGATCGGGGAGGAAGGGTATCATTCGCGTCGTAGAAGACATGGGCGACATCAGGGAGACGCTGGAAGCCTTGCGTCTGGGCCTGCTGATCCTGGCGCCCCTCGGCGTGCTCGTCTCCAGCCTGGGAGGGTATTGGCTTGCCGGAAAGGCCCTCGCCCCCATGGAGCGGATCACAATCATGGCCCAAGAAATCGAGGCCAGCAGCCTCCATCGACGTCTGACTCATCCAGGCAAGGACTCGGAGATCGGACGCTTGGTAGAAACCCTCAACCGGATGTTCAGCCGCCTGGACTCATCTTTCGAGTCCATGAAGCGATTCACGGCGGATGCTTCCCATGAACTCAGAAGCCCGTTGGCGACCGTCAGAAACGCCATCGATATCACCCTCAAGCGGCACCACACACCAGAGGAACACGAGGCAACGCTCAAAACCATCGGAGCGGAGGTCGATCGCCTGAGCAGCACTGTTGAAGACCTCCTCCTGCTGGCTCGTGCGGACTCCGGAAGGTTGGTCGTTCATCTGGAGCCGGTCAGGCTGGACCAGATTCTGGAAGCCCAGGTGGATGCTTTCCTGGAGCAGGCCGAATCCTCAGGCCTTCACTTGAGCCTCCGCTATTCAGAGGCGGCGATCATCCTGGGGAATGAACGGTGGCTCCACCTGATGATCGGCAACCTGATCGGGAACGCTTTGAAGTTCACACCCGCTCCCGGTGAGGTGATCGCCCAGACCCATCAAGCCGACGGATCCATCTATCTGATCATCGAGGATTCCGGCCCAGGGATTCCCCCAGAAGACCTTGAGAAGATCTTCGATCGTTTCTATCGATCCGACCCTGCCCGATCCCAAGCCACTGCTCCTGGTACGGGACTGGGCCTGGCGATTGCCGCATGGGTATCGAGCGTCCATGGCGCGGAAATCCGCGCGTCAAACCGAGCGAAAGGCGGAGCCAGGTTCACGGTTCGATTCCACCCCCACTCGGCATGA
- a CDS encoding response regulator transcription factor, translating to MKILIVEDESRLAEVLRRGLREEGFAVEHAANGLRGEEMIMSAHYDAVVLDVMLPGLNGFDVLRRIRAKGSKVPVLILTARSGLDDRVRGLDLGADDYLPKPFAFKELMARLRAISRRPAVEPQNRLLIADLEIQLGSREVRRGGKLIDLSSREFALLEFLVRRKGLVLTRSMILDHVWASDYDYDGGSNLVDVYINYLRKKVDHGNPIKLIHTVRGAGYVLREPSS from the coding sequence TTGAAGATCCTCATCGTGGAAGATGAATCAAGGCTGGCGGAAGTGCTCCGCCGCGGGCTTCGGGAGGAGGGCTTTGCTGTCGAACACGCCGCCAACGGCCTTCGTGGCGAAGAAATGATCATGTCGGCCCATTACGATGCCGTGGTTCTCGATGTCATGCTTCCGGGCCTGAATGGGTTCGATGTCCTACGAAGAATTCGAGCCAAGGGATCCAAGGTTCCCGTCCTCATCCTCACCGCCAGAAGCGGACTGGATGACCGGGTCCGGGGCTTGGACCTGGGCGCGGATGACTACCTTCCGAAGCCTTTCGCCTTCAAAGAACTGATGGCTCGGCTAAGAGCGATCAGTCGCCGACCAGCAGTAGAACCCCAGAACCGGCTTCTGATTGCGGATTTGGAAATCCAACTCGGAAGCCGGGAAGTCCGTCGCGGGGGGAAGCTCATCGACCTTTCCTCTCGCGAATTCGCCCTGCTCGAATTCCTGGTCCGGAGAAAGGGGCTGGTTCTGACACGATCCATGATCCTGGACCACGTATGGGCTTCTGATTACGACTATGACGGCGGTTCGAATTTGGTAGATGTCTACATCAACTATCTGCGCAAGAAGGTTGACCACGGAAACCCAATCAAGCTCATTCATACCGTCCGTGGGGCGGGGTATGTGCTCCGGGAGCCCAGCTCATGA
- a CDS encoding helix-turn-helix transcriptional regulator: protein MQTFAEKLGRRIAKQRRAVGLTQADLAEKVGVQPETISRVETGRRVISLRLVILLSESLDIELHELFRLPKTDSLKDRAVEKLLWFVSRLSPAEIELVMDVGSALLGHARRAQLG, encoded by the coding sequence ATGCAAACCTTTGCAGAAAAACTTGGCCGACGAATCGCCAAACAACGTCGGGCCGTCGGGCTGACTCAGGCAGACCTGGCCGAAAAGGTCGGTGTCCAGCCGGAAACCATCAGTCGCGTCGAAACAGGAAGAAGGGTGATCTCGCTTAGACTGGTCATCCTTCTATCAGAATCCCTCGATATTGAGTTGCATGAACTCTTCCGGCTGCCGAAAACGGACAGCCTTAAAGATCGGGCGGTCGAAAAGCTCTTGTGGTTCGTCTCGCGCTTGTCGCCAGCCGAAATCGAGCTCGTTATGGATGTTGGCTCGGCATTACTTGGGCATGCTCGACGTGCCCAATTGGGGTAG